The sequence ATGATGATGAAGCCGGTGCTTATATGCAAACAGAGCTTTTTAGTGCAAGAGAAGATGAAAAAATTGGTGATGCAATAAAAAGGTTAAAAGAGTTAAAAGAGATTGGAGAAGTTGATAATATTTGGCATTGTCATATTACAGATAAGCGTGGCGTTTATTTAGGAAGTGTTGGATTAGAAGAGCTTATTATTTTTGAACATGATATGAAGTTTTCTGATGTTCCAAGCGATAAACTAAGAAATTATAATGTATCCCATAAAGCTGACCTAAAAGAAGTGGTAGATATGGTTACAAACTATAACTTATCTAGTTTACCTGTTGTGGATAATAGAAATAGACTTATTGGTAGAATTACTTCAGATGACGTTTATGACATTATCCAAGATAGTGCAACTGAGCAAATCTATAACATGGCAGGGGTTAATGATGAAGCTGAGCAAGAAGAGAGTATGTATCAAATCGGTAAAAGTAGAGCGATTTGGTTAGGTGTAAACTTGCTTACTGCAATCGCTGCTTCTATTGTAATTGGTATGTTTGATGCAACTATACAATCTCTTGTTGCCCTTGCTGTACTTATGCCAATAGTAGCTTCTATGGGTGGAAATGCGGGAACACAAACATTAACCGTAACTGTAAGACAGATGGCTTTAGGTGATATTGAAAATGAAGATGCAAAAAAAACTATAATAAAAGAAGTAATAATATCTTTGGTAAATGGTTTGCTTTTTGCAGGAGTCATAGGAGTAATAGCATATTTATGGTTTAAATTACCCTTATTAGGACTTGTTATTGCAATGTCTATGGTTATCAATCTAATTAGTGCAGGTTTTTTTGGTGCAGTTATACCATTGACCTTGCAAAAATTAAAAATAGACCCAGCAATTGGAAGTACAGTATTACTTACAACTGTTACTGATGTTGTTGGATTCTTTAGTTTCTTAGGACTTGCAACTTTAATACTTCTATAATTAGATTATTGGTCTTTTATACCTCATGAAATACAGTGATGGGAGTGCAAGACCAAAACTAATTGCTCCAATAATAGAGACTGATTTTAATCCATTGTCAATAAAAATAGCAATTAACTCCATACTCACTCCATGGGAGTTCATATCAACTAAACTTATCATGGCTGTAAAAGCATAAGTTCCTGGAATCATAGGAATAATAGAAGCAACAGTATAAATAGGTCTTGGAACTAAGTTTTTTTTAGACCAATAAAGTGCAATAATTCCAATAATAACAGAAGCTAAAAATGTTGATAATTCTATTGTCAAATGTAAAGTCATAAAAAATTCTCTACAAGTATAAACAATAGCTCCACCCATAGCACAATATTTTAGTGCTGACTTTGGTACATTAAAAAGCATAGCAAATCCAACAGCTGGAATAGCTGCAAAAATAGCATGCAAAAGAATATTTTCTAAAGTATCAATCATCTCACCATCCTTTTATATTAAAAACTGACATGGCAATAATTATTCCAATAGAAGTTGCAAGTGTCAAAAGTGAAGCTTGCATCCAACGACCCCAAGCCATTGATAAATATCCCTTAGTTGCATCAAGCATTGAGTTTATAAATGGGAATCCGGGAACTAAAAGCAAAACAGAAGCTGATAAAACAATATTTGAAGTGGAACTAATATTAAAATATGATGCTAAGTGTGCAATTGCTGTTGCAAAAAAAGCAGTAATTCCAAAAGTTAAAATCAATACAAATTTCTTTTTTGCTAATTCTTGTCTTATTATCATAGCAATTGAAGAAGCGAAAAAAGTTACAAAAAAGCCATTAAAATCTATACCTCTTAAGTATCCAAAAGAAGCACAAGACAAGCCCACCATAAAAACCACAAGCCATCTATTATAATAGTTTGGTTTTATATTTTTTAAAGTAGTAGTTATATAATCAGCAGTCAAATTAGGATTTTTCTCAGCATCTATTGTCATTTTTTGTACATCATAAACAATTGACATATTAATTGGTTTGTGATGTGAACGCCTTGTTGTAGTTACTGATTGGGAGTCTTTTAAAGTAGTTAAAACAATAGCAGAAGGTATTAAAGATATCTCTACAGAATCAACACCTAAAGCACGACCAAGTCTTTGTGCAGTTTGTTCTATTAGAATACTTTCAGCTCCAAATTCTAACATTAATACAGCTGATTTTATAACAGCTCGTGTAATTTCAGTTTGTTCTTCATAATTCATTAGTTTTTTCCATAAAAGTATTTTATCACTTTTATTAAAAAACTAATGAATATAATTGTATAAAAAATAATATATTTATTAAAAACTCTTACCACTCAAACTGAAATGTTGTATGTACGATTTTAAATTTCTTTTTTAAATCATGATTTATATTATGTAAGATATCTTCATAATTATCAATATATTTTGAATCAATTTTGACATGTGCCGTCATATTGTACATATCTTGGGTAATTTCCCAAATATGTACATCATGTAATTCAATTACTTTATCTTTTTTTTCTATAAAGTTTTTTACGCTTTCTATTTCTACTGGAGAAGTTTCCATTAAAGTATTTGTAGAACTTTTTAATATACCTATTGCCCATTTCCCAATAACAAAAGCAACTAATATTGCTAATATAATATCAACAAAATACCAATGAGTAAAATAAATTATTATATATCCAATAATAATTGCTACAGAAGATAGAGCATCACTTAACATATGGATAAAAGATGATTTTAAATTAATATTATTTTTATCTCCTTGCATTAAAATTACACCAGTAATAATATTTACAACAAGTCCAATAGTCGCCACAATCATAGCAATTTTTATATCAATAACTTCAGGATTTAAAAATCGTTCAATGGCTTCATAAATAATCCACAAAATAGATAAAACTATTGTTATACCATTTATAAATGCAGCTAAAACTTCAGCTCTATAATATCCAAAAGTTTTTTCAAGTGGGGCTTGTTTACTTGCAATTATAATTGCTAAAAGTGAAATTATAAGTGCAAAGGAGTGCGTAAACATATGTATAGCATCAGAAACAAGAGCTAATGAATTTGATAAAAAGCCATAAAAGAATTCTGCAAACATTGTAATAAGTGTAATACCTAATGCCCACTTTAATACTTTTTTATCTGTTCCTCTATGGTCATGTGAGTGATCATGTGAATGTTCTTTTTCATGACTATGTGAGCAATTATGCCCATGATGATGTTCGTGTTCATGATCATGATGGTTTTTATCATCAAGAAAAGGCTTATGATCATTTAACCCAAATTTACAAGTTCCCATATTTATTTCCTTTATTTTCCATATACTTTGATTATTTCTAATAGATTATCAATTTGTGCTTCAGCTTCTGAGCTTGTGCCTTTTTTTATATTTTCTATTAAGTGACCTTTTGCATAATGTTCTATATAAGAACTTATCATACCGCTTACAGCACCTTTTATAGCAGTCAATTGTCTAATGGTTTCATAAGGGTCATTATCTAAATTGAACTTTTCGTCATTAAATTTATTTTTTAAAGAATGAACTTGCCCATGAATTCTGCTAATCCTATTTTGTAACTTTTTTCTCTCCACATCACAACAATATGCCATTTTTATTCCTTAGTATAGTATACCCCCTATAGTATATAATTTTAACTTAAATTCAATTGATAATCAATATTAAATTATTATAAAAGATAATTATCGTTCTTTTGAAAATTAATAATAATAGTTTCTTGTTTTAATTACATCTATAGGACGAAGGCCAAAAAAATGAATAAATGCATTACTGAAACTTTGTTGATATTTGTATCCAACAAAGTTTGCAATTTCTGCAATAGAGTATTCGCTTGTTTCTAAAAGTTGTTTTGCATGTAACATTTTCTGTTCAAGTATCATATTCCCAGGACTAGTACTAAAAAGTTTTTTAAATCCATATTTTAGTTTAAATTCATTAATAGCTACTTCCTTTGCTAAAGTACTTAAATCCGGGAATTCATGGGTCAAAAGTATAATATCTCGAGCTTTATATAAAGCTTCTATATCTTCATTTGAGAGTTTTATTTTTTCTTTTGTATTACATTTAGGACAAGATAATATTTCATTAAATTCATTATAAATTATTTCTAAACATTTACTTTGTAAATAAATATTGTGTAATCCTCCATGAAAAGGAGAATTATATAATTCTTTAGCAAGGTGGAGATTTTTTGAAATATCTTTTCTATAAATAGATAATGATGGAAGTTTATTTGAATTTTTTTCTTTTATATCGTTTATGTGACTAAAGTGATTTAAAAAGTTTTTCTCTAAAAAATCATTTCTTAGAATTATTCCTATTCCTTTTGATGAAGAATTTTGATCTATTATAGTAGTGGAATCATATTCATTTATATATTTTATATAAAGATTATTTTTCTTAAAAGTTTCAACTTGATTGTTCATATTATCTTTATAGTGTATTTTACCATCTAATATGATACTAATTACTAAACCCTTTACTTCAGAGATAGCTTGTAAAGCAAGAGTTTTATTTGCAAGTGCATGTGTTTTAAAAAGAAAAATATCTTCAGTAACAATTTCTTTTTTGCATGACATAAAACCCAGATTATCTGGGAAATTGATTTTGTAATCTTCTTTTAAAGTTGATGAACACATAAATTCACTCATATTGTTTAATGTAAAATTATAAGACATTTTATCCCTTAATATTAAAAAAAAATACTGATTTCTTAAAAACATACTTGAAGTTGAGAATTATTATTATTATAATCCAGAATTATTTAATATATCATTAATCTAGGGAGAGAAAATGAAAAAAGTAAATTTAGTGAAATATATTACTTGTTCCTTAATTGTGAGTTCTACTTTATATGCTAATCAAAACGTTACACTTGATGAGGTAATGGTAAGTGCAAATAAAGTTGAAGAAAGTATATCTGATGTACCTCAAAGTATTACGGTGATTACAAATGAAGAATTAGAAGAAAAAGGAATAAAAAAAGTTTTTGATGTTGTAAAAGAAGTACCTAATATGAATATAAGAGGAAATACAGGGATGGGGACTAATTTGTCATTTAGAGGATTGAATAGTTCTATGTTTACAAATAATAATCCTGTTGTCATTTATGTAGATGGTGTTCCTTATTATGATAGATATGATTTTGATCCCTCATTGGTTAATGTAGAACAAATAGAAATATTAAGAGGACCTCAAGGTACACTTTATGGGAAAGATGCCATAGGTGCAGTTATAAATATTATTACTAAAACACCTGAAAATGAATGGAGAGGAGCAATAGGTGCTGAATATGGCAATTATAACTATATGAGAACAACTCTAAATGCTAGTGGAGCTTTAATCAAAGATAAATTATTTGCTGGAATAAATGGATCATTTAAAAGTGATGATGGTTGGATTA is a genomic window of Arcobacter sp. F2176 containing:
- the mgtE gene encoding magnesium transporter, coding for MNDKNIEQLDQLVEILNSEILEFKTDNNNSVHPYDISEQLLKLRDIDEDEYSKMLKRIPSALLAEVLSEMPDIVQEEISDHISTKKIVAITSSMDTDDAADFIQNISEDNEELAQEILESFDDEDKELLEQLISYNDDEAGAYMQTELFSAREDEKIGDAIKRLKELKEIGEVDNIWHCHITDKRGVYLGSVGLEELIIFEHDMKFSDVPSDKLRNYNVSHKADLKEVVDMVTNYNLSSLPVVDNRNRLIGRITSDDVYDIIQDSATEQIYNMAGVNDEAEQEESMYQIGKSRAIWLGVNLLTAIAASIVIGMFDATIQSLVALAVLMPIVASMGGNAGTQTLTVTVRQMALGDIENEDAKKTIIKEVIISLVNGLLFAGVIGVIAYLWFKLPLLGLVIAMSMVINLISAGFFGAVIPLTLQKLKIDPAIGSTVLLTTVTDVVGFFSFLGLATLILL
- a CDS encoding threonine/serine exporter family protein, with protein sequence MIDTLENILLHAIFAAIPAVGFAMLFNVPKSALKYCAMGGAIVYTCREFFMTLHLTIELSTFLASVIIGIIALYWSKKNLVPRPIYTVASIIPMIPGTYAFTAMISLVDMNSHGVSMELIAIFIDNGLKSVSIIGAISFGLALPSLYFMRYKRPII
- a CDS encoding threonine/serine exporter ThrE family protein, translating into MNYEEQTEITRAVIKSAVLMLEFGAESILIEQTAQRLGRALGVDSVEISLIPSAIVLTTLKDSQSVTTTRRSHHKPINMSIVYDVQKMTIDAEKNPNLTADYITTTLKNIKPNYYNRWLVVFMVGLSCASFGYLRGIDFNGFFVTFFASSIAMIIRQELAKKKFVLILTFGITAFFATAIAHLASYFNISSTSNIVLSASVLLLVPGFPFINSMLDATKGYLSMAWGRWMQASLLTLATSIGIIIAMSVFNIKGW
- a CDS encoding cation diffusion facilitator family transporter produces the protein MGTCKFGLNDHKPFLDDKNHHDHEHEHHHGHNCSHSHEKEHSHDHSHDHRGTDKKVLKWALGITLITMFAEFFYGFLSNSLALVSDAIHMFTHSFALIISLLAIIIASKQAPLEKTFGYYRAEVLAAFINGITIVLSILWIIYEAIERFLNPEVIDIKIAMIVATIGLVVNIITGVILMQGDKNNINLKSSFIHMLSDALSSVAIIIGYIIIYFTHWYFVDIILAILVAFVIGKWAIGILKSSTNTLMETSPVEIESVKNFIEKKDKVIELHDVHIWEITQDMYNMTAHVKIDSKYIDNYEDILHNINHDLKKKFKIVHTTFQFEW
- a CDS encoding metal/formaldehyde-sensitive transcriptional repressor, coding for MAYCCDVERKKLQNRISRIHGQVHSLKNKFNDEKFNLDNDPYETIRQLTAIKGAVSGMISSYIEHYAKGHLIENIKKGTSSEAEAQIDNLLEIIKVYGK
- a CDS encoding AraC family transcriptional regulator, with protein sequence MSYNFTLNNMSEFMCSSTLKEDYKINFPDNLGFMSCKKEIVTEDIFLFKTHALANKTLALQAISEVKGLVISIILDGKIHYKDNMNNQVETFKKNNLYIKYINEYDSTTIIDQNSSSKGIGIILRNDFLEKNFLNHFSHINDIKEKNSNKLPSLSIYRKDISKNLHLAKELYNSPFHGGLHNIYLQSKCLEIIYNEFNEILSCPKCNTKEKIKLSNEDIEALYKARDIILLTHEFPDLSTLAKEVAINEFKLKYGFKKLFSTSPGNMILEQKMLHAKQLLETSEYSIAEIANFVGYKYQQSFSNAFIHFFGLRPIDVIKTRNYYY